One window of Cucurbita pepo subsp. pepo cultivar mu-cu-16 chromosome LG19, ASM280686v2, whole genome shotgun sequence genomic DNA carries:
- the LOC111781701 gene encoding cysteine-rich receptor-like protein kinase 29 gives MAFYLLLAPLLLMAKASAHPHFISHFCIDTARNFTANSTFKTNLHHVLSSITTEKKLSYGFYRFSHGQGSDIANAVGVCIPDIKLESCRSCLNDSVHLLTKLCPNQKEAIGWYENCFLHYSSRPLSNQMDIRPIFMTQSTENATNTARFIPRLRILLNSLKSRASLGDSLHKYAVGNMSSSGLETIYALVQCLPDLTTQQCDDCLSSIFKKFPDCCSRSAGIFTPSCMVNYKPTRFFDNSRPTLPPTPPLMAISTASSTSNETRAVGTKNVNTRIHIVIIMVLSVLSCWILIVCIYMFLRSRRIEQRVETN, from the exons ATGGCATTCTACCTTCTCCTGGCTCCTCTGCTATTGATGGCCAAAGCTTCTGCTCACCCACACTTCATCTCTCACTTCTGCATTGACACCGCTCGTAACTTCACAGCCAACAGTACCTTCAAGACCAATCTTCACCATGTTCTCTCCTCCATCACCACCGAAAAAAAACTCAGCTACGGCTTCTACAGATTCTCTCATGGACAAGGCTCTGACATAGCCAATGCCGTCGGTGTTTGTATACCCGACATCAAGCTTGAATCGTGTCGAAGCTGCCTCAACGACTCTGTTCATCTTCTAACGAAGCTCTGTCCTAACCAGAAAGAAGCAATTGGATGGTATGAAAATTGCTTCCTGCACTACTCAAGTCGACCCTTGTCAAACCAAATGGATATCAGGCCAATTTTCATGACTCAATCGACAGAAAACGCAACGAACACAGCTCGGTTTATTCCAAGGCTAAGAATCTTGTTGAATAGTCTGAAAAGCAGAGCTTCTTTAGGTGATTCTCTACACAAATATGCAGTTGGAAATATGTCAAGTTCAGGGCTGGAAACAATATACGCTCTTGTCCAATGCCTACCTGATTTAACTACACAACAATGTGACGATTGCTTGTCTTCCATTTTCAAGAAATTCCCAGATTGTTGCAGCCGATCCGCTGGGATTTTCACCCCCAGCTGCATGGTGAATTATAAACCAACCCGCTTCTTTGACAATAGTAGGCCAACTCTGCCGCCAACTCCGCCATTGATGGCAATATCTACAGCGTCATCGACCAGTAACGAAACTCGGGCAGTAG GGACAAAGAATGTGAACACCAGAATTCATATTGTGATCATAATGGTTCTGTCGGTACTTTCTTGCTGGATTTTGATAGTCTGCATCTACATGTTTCTGAGATCCAGGAGGATTGAGCAGAGAGTTGAGACTAATTaa
- the LOC111781430 gene encoding probable transcription factor At1g61730, with protein sequence MAPKRPSPLDEPPAASSSEEEETSSGEEEEGGSRGGSSSSSEEDEDETQALTQNQKLKKSSALPSTSAVGKKPAPKKSELVPNSQAQSSSSERGSGSDSDTDTESERNVKPIASKPMEETPKVKKPRSKPSASATPARSSFKTPSDTTRDAKRARKSSVADADDGAVAEDDSKKSVDESKKLFQRLWSEDDEIAILKGMIDYSAKKGTDPALEMNSFHDFIKKSLHVDVTRAQLVDKIRRLRKKFRNNVDRGKKGADPTFSKAHEQKGFELSKKIWGGEGFARTPGVEQLKLNVNGTPNKNQRGSTSKTLASLKAELLPSPEASKEDGKMKVNDNEAPSGCMDGFVAFERSFGAVGLPESFLKPGLELIRQSKRTELEEEWKKLHVAELELFLKKTELIRDQAKLILEAYKSSEK encoded by the coding sequence ATGGCTCCCAAACGTCCGTCACCCTTGGATGAGCCTCCGGCAGCGTCTTCctctgaagaagaagaaacttcATCGGGCGAGGAAGAGGAAGGCGGGTCGAGAGGCGGATCTTCCTCCTCATCCgaagaggatgaagatgaAACACAAGCTCTGACTCAAAATCAGAAACTGAAGAAGTCTTCTGCTCTTCCTTCTACTTCTGCCGTCGGAAAGAAACCCGCACCTAAGAAATCTGAACTTGTTCCAAACTCTCAGGCTCAGTCTTCTTCCTCGGAAAGAGGCTCCGGATCCGACTCCGATACGGATACTGAGTCCGAACGAAATGTGAAGCCTATTGCCTCTAAGCCGATGGAAGAGACTCCGAAGGTGAAAAAGCCCAGATCCAAGCCTTCTGCCTCAGCTACGCCTGCGAGATCGTCTTTCAAGACCCCTAGTGACACGACAAGAGATGCCAAGCGAGCAAGGAAGAGTTCTGTGGCTGACGCTGATGATGGGGCAGTCGCAGAAGACGATTCTAAGAAATCTGTTGACGAATCCAAAAAGCTGTTTCAGAGACTGTGGAGTGAGGATGACGAGATTGCTATACTGAAAGGTATGATTGATTACTCAGCCAAGAAAGGTACTGACCCAGCTTTAGAAATGAATTCCTTTCATGATTTCATCAAGAAATCTCTTCACGTCGATGTAACCAGGGCCCAGTTAGTGGATAAGATACGTCGACTGAGGAAGAAATTTAGGAATAATGTCGATAGAGGGAAGAAGGGTGCAGACCCAACGTTTTCAAAAGCCCACGAACAGAAGGGTTTTGAACTGTCCAAGAAAATATGGGGCGGCGAAGGATTTGCTCGCACTCCGGGTGTGGAGCAGCTGAAGCTCAATGTTAATGGCACTCCTAATAAGAATCAAAGAGGTAGCACCAGTAAGACACTGGCTTCACTGAAAGCTGAGTTGCTTCCTTCTCCAGAGGCCTCAAAGGAGGATGGTAAGATGAAAGTTAATGATAACGAGGCTCCGTCAGGTTGCATGGATGGTTTTGTTGCGTTTGAAAGGTCTTTTGGTGCTGTTGGCTTGCCGGAAAGTTTTTTGAAGCCAGGATTAGAGCTAATTAGGCAATCCAAGAGAACAGAGCTGGAGGAAGAGTGGAAGAAATTGCATGTTGCGGAATTAGAACTTTTTCTGAAGAAGACTGAGTTGATTAGGGACCAAGCAAAGTTGATACTGGAGGCGTACAAGTCATCTGAGAAGTAA
- the LOC111781431 gene encoding uncharacterized protein LOC111781431, with translation MQRTYGFLVCLLVIIMDVTAGILGIQAEIAQNKVNHLKMWIFECKDPSYNAFKLGLAAAILLGIAHAIANLIGGCIYVRSAEEYKRLTSTKQIAVCSLIFAWIALVVGFSMLISGAMYNTRSRESCGVAHNHLLSIGGIVCFVHGLFAVAYCISATAGIRDEMKPPQPQGNPAGATVHV, from the exons ATGCAGAGAACTTATGGTTTTCTTGTCTGCCTCTTGGTTATTATTATGGATGTTACGGCTGGAATTCTTGGAATTCAGGCTGAAATAGCTCAAAACAAG GTGAACCATTTGAAAATGTGGATTTTTGAGTGTAAAGACCCAAGCTATAATGCTTTTAAGCTAGGCTTGGCTGCAGCCATACTTCTTGGCATTGCTCACGCCATTGCCAATTTGATTGGTGGGTGCATTTATGTTCGATCTGCTGAAGAATACAAAAGGTTAACCTCTACCAAGCAAATTGCTGTGTGTTCGCTCATCTTTGCATG GATTGCGCTTGTGGTTGGATTCTCAATGCTTATCTCCGGGGCGATGTATAACACAAGGTCGAGAGAATCATGCGGGGTTGCTCATAATCATCTTCTGTCTATTGGGGGGATTGTGTGCTTCGTGCACGGCTTGTTTGCAGTTGCTTATTGTATTTCTGCCACAGCAGGCATCAGGGATGAGATGAAGCCGCCACAGCCACAGGGGAACCCTGCCGGAGCTACAGTCCACGTTTAG
- the LOC111781702 gene encoding pentatricopeptide repeat-containing protein At1g55890, mitochondrial-like — MSSSSLYRRLHGVFNLPRSSAAKSNKLNPLPLSSSTNEPSHSPPSSPTNKPRKSKPTAGSASAATPLTVEHRLQKLVSKFIKSSESERFRARHGIFDSTVRRLAVHKKFSMIEDLIEAQKKYDDITDEGFAIRLIMLYGKAGMFSHARKLFDELPELNCERTVKSFNALLASCVNAKEYDQVETIFRDLPEELSIEANVISYNIVINAYCEMDALDKAILFFNNMEKNGMEPDLVTFNTLLAAYYRKGHFLDAENMWSVMENKNLAPNLISYNARLRGMVQEKRLQEGIGLLAEMEEKEIKPNVSSYNALIKGFCDDGNLEEAKKWYYKLKEKEATPNRSTYRALLPLLTEQGDFDMALELCKEAIDNRLVINAAEVQRVVDGLVEASKIEEASDLVQLCNSNNYLNFKLELPQTST; from the coding sequence ATGTCTTCCTCTTCCCTGTACCGTCGCCTCCATGGGGTCTTCAACCTCCCTCGCTCCTCTGCAGCCAAATCCAACAAACTCAACCCCTTGCCTCTTTCCTCATCCACCAACGAACCCAGCCACTCGCCTCCTTCCTCACCCACAAACAAACCCAGAAAATCGAAACCCACCGCCGGTTCCGCCTCCGCTGCTACCCCTCTCACCGTTGAACACCGTCTTCAAAAGCTTGTCAGCAAGTTCATAAAGAGCTCCGAGTCCGAGCGCTTCCGCGCCAGGCATGGTATCTTTGACTCTACAGTTCGCCGCCTTGCTGTCCATAAAAAATTCTCCATGATTGAGGATCTTATAGAAGCTCAGAAGAAGTATGACGATATTACGGATGAAGGGTTCGCGATCCGCCTCATTATGCTTTATGGGAAAGCGGGTATGTTTAGTCATGCACGCAAGCTGTTCGATGAATTGCCTGAACTGAATTGCGAGCGGACTGTGAAGTCATTTAATGCCCTTCTGGCGTCTTGTGTGAATGCCAAGGAATATGATCAAGTTGAAACGATTTTTCGGGATTTACCCGAGGAACTTTCGATTGAAGCTAATGTGATCTCGTACAATATTGTTATCAATGCGTACTGCGAGATGGACGCCTTGGATAAAGCCATCCTGTTCTTCAATAACATGGAAAAGAACGGGATGGAGCCAGATTTGGTTACCTTCAATACGCTTTTAGCTGCATATTATAGAAAGGGTCATTTTTTAGATGCGGAAAACATGTGGAGTGTGATGGAAAACAAGAACCTTGCTCCTAATCTCATAAGTTACAATGCGAGGTTGCGAGGAATGGTTCAGGAGAAAAGATTGCAAGAAGGGATTGGGTTGCTAGCAGAaatggaggagaaagaaatcAAGCCAAATGTGTCCAGTTACAATGCTCTGATTAAAGGTTTTTGTGACGATGGGAATCTGGAGGAGGCGAAAAAATGGTATTACAAACTGAAGGAGAAGGAAGCTACTCCGAATCGATCAACTTACAGGGCACTTCTCCCCTTACTTACCGAACAGGGTGATTTTGATATGGCACTTGAACTGTGCAAGGAGGCCATTGATAATCGTTTAGTTATTAATGCAGCAGAGGTGCAGCGTGTTGTTGATGGATTAGTTGAAGCTTCCAAGATTGAAGAAGCAAGTGACCTTGTGCAACTGTGCAATTcgaacaattatttaaatttcaagttggAATTGCCTCAGACGAGCACTTGA